The following coding sequences are from one Psychrobacter sp. AH5 window:
- a CDS encoding glutathione binding-like protein: MKLYVIPGTCAVVPHTALEWTGADYELELLDHDSVKSEEYLRINPQGAVPAIVDNIEGSDIIVTQNIATQVYIDANYPEANIFGMDTSAAGKADIMHWLAFINADVHKAFAPLFGPDGFVEGEAAQESLKKKAKDNIAHLMRLPNEQLGKQDYLTGTKTTADVYLYITLTWAKKFEIDLSKYSNINGFIKRMEADDGLTAVIEQQGLEKIESL, from the coding sequence ATGAAGTTATACGTCATACCAGGGACTTGCGCAGTCGTGCCGCATACCGCTTTGGAGTGGACTGGCGCTGATTATGAGCTTGAGTTGCTAGATCATGATTCAGTCAAATCAGAAGAGTATTTGCGTATTAATCCACAAGGCGCTGTACCTGCAATTGTCGATAACATTGAAGGCTCCGACATCATCGTCACTCAAAATATCGCCACCCAAGTCTATATCGATGCCAATTATCCTGAGGCTAATATTTTTGGTATGGATACCTCAGCGGCGGGCAAAGCCGATATTATGCATTGGTTAGCTTTTATTAACGCTGACGTTCACAAGGCTTTTGCGCCGCTGTTCGGTCCTGATGGTTTTGTGGAAGGAGAAGCGGCACAAGAGAGCTTAAAGAAAAAAGCCAAAGACAATATTGCTCATCTTATGAGACTGCCTAATGAGCAATTGGGTAAACAGGACTATTTAACAGGCACCAAAACCACGGCTGATGTCTATCTCTATATAACGCTAACCTGGGCGAAGAAGTTTGAGATTGACTTATCCAAATACAGTAATATAAATGGCTTTATCAAACGTATGGAGGCTGATGATGGCTTGACTGCCGTCATTGAACAACAAGGTCTAGAGAAGATTGAATCACTATAG
- a CDS encoding alpha/beta fold hydrolase: protein MITETLKLVTTRDNEQVAVWKVTAAGEKSTTHRAHKAQNIFLTHGTFSDKKVCLGIASYLCQLGHTCYVMEWRGHGHSSSPTEEFNFETVATYDYEATFCYLFDELKLDNLHCVTHSGGGVGLAMFLVQYPDYIDKINSISTFACQAYGAVTTPIRYTQILALKLVTKLLGYIPAKKLGLGPFNESYYTMSQWYDWNLQKNFKSSFLKDKDKNQYFDYRAAMVDITPPVYAISGKGDRFVSPTRGCKLFFDNFGNADNVFIEYSLANSHLEDYDHTRVLMSRHSSNEIWPTVAAWIDNYAS, encoded by the coding sequence ATGATTACCGAAACTCTAAAGCTAGTAACTACGAGAGATAATGAGCAAGTTGCCGTTTGGAAAGTCACGGCTGCTGGTGAAAAGTCTACAACGCATAGAGCGCATAAAGCACAAAACATCTTTTTAACCCATGGTACTTTTTCAGATAAAAAAGTCTGTTTAGGAATTGCCAGTTACTTATGCCAATTAGGTCATACTTGCTACGTCATGGAATGGCGCGGTCATGGTCATAGCTCCTCACCAACCGAAGAATTTAACTTCGAAACGGTAGCGACTTATGACTATGAAGCAACTTTTTGCTATTTATTCGATGAGCTAAAACTCGATAACCTGCACTGTGTGACTCATAGCGGCGGCGGTGTTGGACTGGCGATGTTTTTAGTCCAATACCCTGACTATATCGATAAAATAAACAGTATTAGCACCTTTGCTTGTCAAGCCTACGGCGCCGTAACCACTCCTATCAGATACACCCAAATACTGGCACTGAAATTAGTCACCAAGTTACTGGGCTATATACCTGCCAAAAAGCTGGGTTTAGGGCCTTTTAACGAGAGCTACTACACCATGAGCCAGTGGTATGACTGGAATCTACAGAAAAATTTTAAAAGTAGCTTTCTTAAAGATAAAGATAAAAATCAGTATTTTGATTATCGAGCAGCTATGGTAGATATAACTCCTCCTGTCTATGCTATCAGCGGCAAAGGCGATCGTTTTGTCTCGCCTACTCGCGGCTGTAAGCTATTTTTTGATAATTTTGGTAATGCTGATAACGTCTTTATCGAATACTCGTTGGCGAACAGTCATTTGGAAGATTACGATCATACGCGAGTGCTAATGAGCCGCCATTCATCGAATGAGATTTGGCCTACCGTTGCTGCATGGATTGATAACTATGCAAGTTAA